acacacacacacacacacacacacaatatataattattgcaaaatgtaaaatcatcaCCACATACTAAGGTTTTTagggttttttcttttatcactgAGAAAATGATGGTGATTTGTTTACCTGTTGTACCCAACAGCATAGTGGAAGCCCTTTTTGTACTTTGCATCGGCAGAGTTGAGGACAGAGGCCAGACTGTTAGCATTGTTTCTGTCAGACATGCTGGTCATCCATCCTCCGTAGCTCCCCACATACACTTTGGTCTCTGGCATTTCATGGAGGAACACCTGCAAGCCAGCAAAGTGTCATTACCTGAAGGTGGACTTCACAGGATGCCTTCAAACAGGCTTGTCAGAGAAAAAACTTGCCTTATCATCCGTAGGTTTTGGGGGATTATTCTGCTCCTCGGCTGGTAGCAGGAAACTCATTGTGTAGACTCCCATTTCCCAGAATCTCTTGTCAGGCATTCTCACAACAACAGGAGCTGTCATTGCAATTTTCTTTCCTTGAGAAAACACAACTGTCTTTTAGAAATGTCACAAAGAGGAAACGCATAACAAACCTCAACTGTTCTGACTTGAATATCCTCTAAAGTCTCTGCTCTCTGATCACAACTAAATACAGTAATTACAATGTCAGGTCAGAGGGTATTTTTAATCTTAGCTGCTCCACACATTCAGACAGAGCTTGGAAAGCTAAACTGTTCATCACAAACTGAATGAGTTTCAAAAGGTTTTGCCAGTAAaatatctgtttgtttgctctgacGTTGTTTACTGTGCGTTTATTCTTGCACACAAGTCTGAATAAGtaaatacatcatttttatttaatagtggatgtacacacacacacacacactaacgcaCCACTCCCGTTGGCACCAGTGATGTATTCATACAGTCGTCTGAAAGCTCTCATTGCTGCCATCTCCATGAAGAAGGACGTCTCCTCAGTTGAGACCCATTTCACGGAGCCGTAGTGACGGGCCTGAGGGACACGAACAAACACAGTGGAGTGGGCTTTTTGGAAGTTTCTTGCACCTGAAATATGAAAAGGTTTTGCTCTCTGGCTCTGACACACTCACCTCATATTTGTCAGTCTGACAAATCAGATCAAACAGCAGGCATTGCTCTGTCTCAGAACAGAACGCCAACTGGGACGAGTTTCTGTGTAATTAGAGCAGAGGCGGTTAAAGAAGACAGTGAGGGGTATGGAAGGTGATCGTAGTGATCGGCCTTGCCAAGATCTGGGTAACAATGCGACTGGTCTCTTCGTTTCCTCTGATGTCCATCAATCTACTTTATAATCTTTCAAGTTTCAAATGTGACTCGAGGAGGCTTCC
This genomic window from Pempheris klunzingeri isolate RE-2024b chromosome 17, fPemKlu1.hap1, whole genome shotgun sequence contains:
- the soul5 gene encoding heme-binding protein 2, with the protein product MHGAQHCVTMIYLSGLVAFLLLLTAEARVGNSSQLAFCSETEQCLLFDLICQTDKYEARHYGSVKWVSTEETSFFMEMAAMRAFRRLYEYITGANGSGKKIAMTAPVVVRMPDKRFWEMGVYTMSFLLPAEEQNNPPKPTDDKVFLHEMPETKVYVGSYGGWMTSMSDRNNANSLASVLNSADAKYKKGFHYAVGYNSPMTMFNRHNEVWFVAEDDPECSSSEELEFSPFS